Genomic window (Penaeus vannamei isolate JL-2024 chromosome 7, ASM4276789v1, whole genome shotgun sequence):
ACAGGACAGcagaaagggatgaagaagagatggaaaaggaaagatggagaagaaatagCCATGTAAAaatagttgaggcaagggctgaggcccaaggtagaggTGAACCCCTTCAATGAGCCTCAGTCTCCATTTCTTaagctcccttttctctctctctctgtttcatgcaGAAAGAGCATGTGCAACAAAAATATGCCATTTATTCAGTTCTGAAAATGGCTTTTGAAAATTTactgaattaaaaaataaaaagataatgaagaaaaatttaaaacatgtatatatcaaaaTGGTAGCCACAAAACACATCAATCTGTTTATACAAATCtccattaaagaaaaatattgtgTCTTTAGTTGCAATTTCCAGCAATTTCCTGAACTGCAGTTTGTTTACGCCATTTATGTGGATACTGTAGTTAAACAGTGAGTcagtgatgattgtaatggtcTCAACAAGAGGGACATTTGTGAATAAATTGGTAACATCAACACTTGCCATTTTATAAACAGATTGATGGAGTGGCTATGGGTAGTCCCTTAGGCCCAACACTTGCAAACATGTTTATGTGTTTTCATGAAAAGAGGTGGCTCACAAACTGCCCACTTGATTTCAGACCCTcacattattatagatatgttgACGACACATTTCTTTTGTTTAAATCCCAGATACAGGTACAGAAATTCCTGCAGTATATGAACAGTCAGCATAAGAATATCAAATCTACTTGTGAATTAGAGTCCAATGGTAAACTACCTTTCTTAGAATTCAGTATAAGCagagataataatagtttttCAACTGCATCATACAGGAAACCGACATACATAGGCCTCACCACGAAATTTGATTCTTTCATTCCTGTGAAGTACAAAACCAATTTAATAAATACCCTCATCAACAGAGTATACAAGATATCAAAGTCTTACCTAATATTCACCAAGGAAATAGACTCTATCACAGACATTCTAAGAAAGAATAGTTTTCCATTGTTTGTCATTCAGAGGTCCATCAGACAAACCTTAAACAATATCTTTGTGAAAAGAGAACCAGTACAACTTGCCGCCAAAGATAGAATTTATATAAACCTTCCATACATAGGCCCTATGAGTTACACTAttagaagaaaattagtaaaCCTCATTAATGTACATTATTCAACTGTAGACTTAAGGATCATTTTCACTTCCACAAACACCATTGGCCATTACTTTAAATTCAAACACAAAATTCCCAACCTTTTACGTTCATCTGTTGTGTATAAATTCACGTGCAACAGCTGCAATGCTGCTTACATTGGAAAGACTTCCAGGAATCTTTTCATTCTTGCAGATGAACATAAGGGTATTTCTTACAGAACGGGAAGACCACTAGGGAAACCCATGGTTTCCCCAGTGCGTGAACATTGTCAACAAAACAACCATAATTTATCTAAACATGATTTCAAAGTAATAGACTCTTCACCATTTGCCTCTGACCTCTATATATTAGACAGTTTGTGGGTTTGGAAAGGACGACCGAAACTGAATGAATATTTAGCCTCCACTGACTTGGGATTGTTACACTCATAACCACAATAGTTTACCCTGTTTTTGTATActcccacattttctatacattccaACAATATCaccaaatgtaaaaagaaaatgacagatgacaggtgcgtttaagtcgttctctgtatattttatattcataatatgtatattttacttttcctaATTAGATGATACCATTCAATAATACATTACGATATTTTCAACCTTCATAGTTCTATGTTGTGTTACTGTTGCAGCTAATCACTGATAATGGGTGACGAACTCTACACCCGAACCGTTTGAGATGAATTGAGATGAATAAAGATGCGGTTCCCAATAAGCCTGGTTTATGTGttccttatgtatgtatgtatatatatatatatatatatatatatatatatatataaatatatatatatatacaataaatatatatatatatatatatatatacattaaatatatatatatatatatatatatatatatatatatatatatatatatttaaaatatatatatatatatatatatatatatatatatatgtatatatatatatatatatatatatattatatatatatattacatatatatataatatatatatatatatatatatatatataatatacatatcatatatatatatatatatatatatatattatatatatatatattatatatacaaatatatatgtatattatatataaatatattatatatatatatattatatatatatatatatatatatatatatatatatatatatatatatatatgtatatatgtatatatatatatatatatatatatatatatatatatatatatatatatatatatatatatatatatatatatatatatatatatatattctatatatatatatagaatatatatatatatatatatatatatatatatatatatatatattttatatacatatatatatacatatatatatatattatatcatatatatatatacatatatatacatatatatacatctatatatatatatatatatatatatatatatatatatatatatatatatatatatatatatatatatatatattatatatatatatatattttatatacatatatatatatatatatatatatatattatattatatatatatatgtatatatatatatatacatacataaatatatatatatatatatatatatatacacatatatatatacatatatatacacatatatatacatatacatatatatacacatatatatacatatacatatatatataaatatacatatatatataaatatacatatatatatataaatatatatataaatatacatatatatatataaatatatatataaatatacatatatatacatatatatatacatatacatatatatatatatatatatgtttatatatatatatgtatatatatatatatatatatatatatatatatatatatatatatatatatatatttatatctatatatatatatttatatatatatatttatatatatatatatatttatatatatatgtatatatatatatgtatatgtgtatatatatatatatatatatatatatatatatatatatatatatatatatatatatacacacacaaatatatatataaatatatacatttatatacatatatatacatatatatattatatatatatataatatatatatatcatatatatatatatatttatatatatatatgtgtgtatatatatatacatatttatacatatatatatatatatatatatatatatatatatatatatatatatatatatatatatatatatatatataaaaaaaaaatatatatatatatatatatatatatatatatatatatatatatatacatatatatataaatatatatatatatgtatatatatatatatatatatatatatatatatatatatatatatatatatatatatatatatatattatatatataatatatatatatatatatatatatatatatatatatatatatatatatatatataggttatttatatatatatatatatttatatatatatataaatatatatatattatatttattatatttatatatatatatgtatagatatataatatatatatatatttatatattatatatacatatatctatatctatatatatatatatatatttatatatataaatattatatatttatatatatatatattatacatatatatatatatatatatatatatatatatatatatatatatatatatatattatatatatgtatatatataatatatatgtatatatatattatatatatacatatatatatatatatatatatatatattatatatatacaaatatatatatatattatatatatatatattatatatataatatatatatatataaaacatatatatataatatatatatatacatatatatataatatatatattatatatatatatataatatatatataatatataatataatatacatatatatataatatataatatatatataatatatatataatatatatatatatattatatatatatacaatatatatatatttttttatatatatatatattatatatatattgtatatatatatatatatataaatatatatatatatatattatatatatatatatatatatatatataatatatatataatatatatatataatatatatataaatatatatatatataatatatatataatatatataatatatatatataatatatatatataatatatatataatatatatataatatatatataatatattatatatatatatataaaatatataatatatatataaatagtttatatataatgtatataaaatgtatatatataatatatataatatatatatcatatttatatatatatatatatatatatatatatatatatatatatatatatatattatatatatataatacatatatatatatattatatatataatatatatataaatatatatattttatatataatatatatatatataattatataacatttatatatatatatatatatatatatatatatatcatatatatattatatatatataaattttgtataattatatatatatatattatatataaaatatatatattataaatattatatatatatatatatatacatatatacatatatatatatatatgtatatatatatatatatatatatatatatatatatatattatatatagtgtgtgtgtgtgtgtgtgtgtgtgtgtgtgtgtgtgtgtgtgtgtgtgtgtgtgtgtgtgtgtgtgtgtgtgtgtgtgtgtgtgtgtgtgtgtgtgtgtgtgtgtgtgtgtgtgtgtgtgtgtgtgtgtgtgaatgaatctatatttatatatatatatatatatatatatatatatatatatatatatatatatatatatatatatatatatatatatatatatatatatatatatatatatatatatatatatatatatatatatatatatatacataaacatatacatatacatatatatatatatatatatatatatatatatatatatatataaatatataaatatatataaatatatataaatatatataaatatatataaatatatataaatatatataaatatatataaatatatatatatatatatatatatatataaatgtatatacaaaaataaataaataaataaatagttatatagacttacagataaatatatatatggatatctatatgatTTCAATGATTCTTGGCCTTGTTTCTTGTGCGAATGAAACACTAATGAGATCCGAGTACCATTTCTCAActgacgatcttgatttgatagtctgatggcaagggagggcatgaagtatatcagggataTTACGAAGTAAAACAAGCTTATATAAGAATAGAGAACAAAAATGCTTAAAAAGGGCTAATGAAACTCTATCGAGTTACACTGTCATTGTTGTGTTTTTCCTCACATGGTAAACAAGATGAGCAACTAGTATTAATAGAAATGCAACCATACCTaaattaaagaatctgagcttaccaagtagtagaacacatcattctatgaaagtTTCTTCCATACCATTTTCTccacaaattgataataacagtattatagAGGCTATAAAATCCATGATTTCCAGGATCCCCAGTAACCTAACGCCTCCAGCGCCATGGCAAAATTACACAAAAGTCATTAAGAACGACAGAAAATCAGAGGGATTTGTAGCAGATGACGTATGAATCAGACAATTAGATTCAAGCTTGAACAGACATttaatagaaccaatcagatatggaatagataatgtgacaatagaagctgggccccAGACTGTAGAGAATTTTTCTTTTGTGGGGAATATTAAATTTTTTCATGCATGGAAAACattattttgtctacatttgcacgGATGGATCTGCAGAcaaatgatgaaacaagtgcgcggaaaggtcaaaagaattttatgcacagaacatgattttaaaaagaactaagagtgcgcggaaagttaccccaGAACTACATTTGCATGGACAGAATTTGACCTAACAACTCTATAGTCTgggctgggcctaggagaagatatttgaaattcaaatcagttccatcatggacACACAGTGTGTAGGTTATGAGAATAATTAATTTGATGTCATCACAAAATATCACCAAAATAACAAAGCAAGATCTACAAGATCATGGTGTACttccagtggaagtacaatgcctaCACTGTAAAGCACTGTGTCattaaagaaaagacagacaccagtgggtttgaggtgcatggaaaagggtcccaaaagcaaaataaagaaagcagtgtaactttactgtaTGCGATTGCAATTCCCACCAACAATGACCCAGAAATGTGTTAACCCATTGGTCGCGGATGGCATGATTTGATCCAAAATGCAATAGAAGGCCAATCCCACAAAGTAGTGGGCGGCCATGGTGCCTGGGAGGTAAGCGGGTCAAGGGATGTCAGCCGCCAAACGGGTGTCCCCATTGCGGCCTTCCAGGGCCCTGGCTTGCCAACCCGAGCCTGCAGATGCCCACCAAAGGAGTTGCCCATTTCAGTGCCTGCTAAGACTAGGCTATTGGGACCAATATCGTAATAATGCTCTGTTTGCGAAAGAAATGAGTACCAGATTCATTAGAAACACAATGAAAGCTATTGGAGACTTATTTTATTCACCTAAAAAATGATGTGGGAcagcatttccaaatttaccaagCAACTTGGACTTTGATTGATGATATGCAGGGGATATTTGGGTCATTTAGTGGTGGAGATTAGACTGCTGCATCTAAAGTCATGTTGTTTCTGACTATTTTTCATGCTCTATAAGATGTGTTGCTCTTGGTAACTTATATCAGTGAGCTACTTCGGATTTTTCTACACCATAATCTAAAATCAGGTCCAAGTTTGTGGATAATGAGAGGATTTATATGACATGATTCCTACACATGAGGGATAGTGGATTCCATCGGTATTAATATCAGCGTGATTAGGTGCCTTCTGATTTTACTTTTAAACGTTCTTTTACGATCTATACCTCATAATATGGCTAAACTAGAATTACTAGATGCATAAGAGTACACACTGCAATAACCATCGGTACCTGCGGATTTACGTCAAAACTGCACAAAATACATGATAAATACAACactaaaatgtgtaaatatatgataaatatgtaaaaCAAATAGTAAGTAGTAAAGTAATCACCTGTATGTAAAATTGCTGGTAACCACAGTCGGCTAACTAATTCTTCGTCCCCGTGTATACAAACGCTTGGTCGCTTGTGTACCAAGTTTCTCTTTCAAAAACTGCTAAAATCTTAAGCCAGTCTCGTCAAACACGGATAAATTATCACATTAACGCCTAGAAGACTAGTATttgattactttcattatctttgCTACCTCGGTTAACTTTAAATACAAAAGCATATgacgaatatataaaaatatgcttctgatttatttttcttatggaAGGAATAATTACATTGAAGCCGCTTGTGCAAAGTCAAAACGTTTTCATATTTTCACGTGAATTGAGATCCTACTGAAATAGGTTTGATTATCATTAGGT
Coding sequences:
- the LOC138862136 gene encoding uncharacterized protein, with protein sequence MVATKHINLFIQISIKEKYCVFSCNFQQFPELQFVYAIYVDTIDGVAMGSPLGPTLANMFMCFHEKRWLTNCPLDFRPSHYYRYVDDTFLLFKSQIQVQKFLQYMNSQHKNIKSTCELESNGKLPFLEFSISRDNNSFSTASYRKPTYIGLTTKFDSFIPVKYKTNLINTLINRVYKISKSYLIFTKEIDSITDILRKNSFPLFVIQRSIRQTLNNIFVKREPVQLAAKDRIYINLPYIGPMSYTIRRKLVNLINVHYSTVDLRIIFTSTNTIGHYFKFKHKIPNLLRSSVVYKFTCNSCNAAYIGKTSRNLFILADEHKGISYRTGRPLGKPMVSPVREHCQQNNHNLSKHDFKVIDSSPFASDLYILDSLWVWKGRPKLNEYLASTDLGLLHS